TTCAagcaaactgaaataattaGTTGGAATGCTGGAAGAGTGTTCACTGAGTGGGTAAAAGAACTTTTAAATCTGATTCCGAGGAAGATAGCACAAAGCAGCTTCACTTGATCTGAGCTTTTCTTAGCCGTGAAGTGTATGTAAAGAAGAGTAAGTCAGTTGCTGTGTGTTTTAGTGTATTGTTAAAGTGATCTGTCATGTTCCAAATATAAAGTTCTTGTTACTGCTGTAACAAAAAATATTGTGGGATTTTTCACTTCTTTGGTAGAGCTTGTGACTTCAATGAGAAATTGAATCTTTCATTGTAAATGGAGCACACTCGAGAGCTAGGGGTTTAGCGTGTTTCAGTCCTTTGCAAAGTACCTCAGAGATGTGATTTTTGTCCTAAGTGAGAGGAAGGACTTaaagttgtaaaaaaaaaaaaaacaaaaacaaaaaaaaaaaactcatgAGGCAGAAACACCTAACATTGGTAGTAGGTGTGCTGTGATCCTTAAAGACTTCCTTCTGTACATGGTAAAACCAGCTGGTGTAACCAAACTGCTGGCAGAAAGGGCTGTTGTGTTACCAGATACTCATAATTTGTGGCGAGTTTGCTAAAATAGATTATATTTGTGAATATGTGCTACATCTTGCATCTTACTGTCAGGatttttgatattttaatagGCTTTGGGTATGATATCCAGAACAGAtctgtatgtgtgtttgtgttcagCCTAGGTGCACTGTGCCGGGCACTTCTTCGTGGTATCTGTGCTCAGTGTATTGTGGAGTGCTGAACATGGTGTCTTTGCTAGCAGAAATACACTGGTGTTGGATACTGGAGGTGAAGTCTGTCATTTGGATATCACTCCCATATCTGAAAATGATTAAACTTAACTGTGAAATCACTTTATTAGCCTCTTTGGAAAGTCTTACGTGTTTTCCATGCCATGTGCCAGTCTGTATTGATCATGTGTGAGAGGCACTGAGCTGGCATTTGGAAACCTAATAGTATTGGAAAACATATTGCATCAGCTTTGTAAAACTTCAGGAATCTTGATAGTGGATGCAGGATATGTTACCGGTTTGTTATGTAAGTGTTAAGTTGTATTTCCCCTCTCTAGATGATAGACTGgactttggttttcttctcttcaaaaCTCTGCCCTCCccccattttctgttttttcttggaGGCACAGAATAATATGGAACCCATTTGGGAGCAGACATCTGAGTAAAAAGTGATGTGGAAATCAGGAAAAGTGTCATGGTACTGGCGTTTAGAAGGGGTTTAATTTGCTGCTGGTCCTTCCTAAATCTCTGGGAAAGCTTCAGTCTAGACAAGTGAATCTTCGATGAGCTCTGTTGGAAAGCATAGTCCTTAagtgttttttcccctgcaatGTAATATCCTTAAATTTTCCTAATGTTTTCATTCAACACTCCAAATATTGTATAGATGTAAGTGCCTTAATCCTCATTATGCTCCTGTGGGATAGGTAATAAACCTAATTTTTTATCACGCTGTGAACTTCATTACTGCTTGTTTGTTCCTGCTGACTAATAAGAATAATTGGctcctattttaattttaagtgtGGTTTGGAGGCAGTTATCAAAAATACCTTTTTCCACTGTCATTCTTTGGGCACAATTCACTCACTCCTGCCCCACCAGTTTTTTTGTCTGCTAAGTTTGTTTCTACATAATTGTGCTCGTTTGCAATGATGCCTCAAGCTCAGTGTGCTGCTGACTGGAGTTTTAGTTGTGCATTTGGCAGAGCAGttacttctgtttattttgtgtgttaCTTTCTTGTTAACCTGATTCACAATGACAAGTGTGAGTTTTCATTTTGTGCCAATGTCTAATTTATTTGTTCAGGGTTAGACTGTGATGTTACAACCAAGTCTGGAATGAGGACTGTGGGCTCCAGTCCTCTCTCTGAATTACCTGGAGAGGAAGGTTCCTGTCCCAGCAGTGACATGCTCTTTTGTTATACTAGCTGCAAGAGAGCAAAAGTCCAGACTGTGTCTTCCTGCTTGTGTGAATCAGGAGTCCTCATACAAGTGGGGACTGTGGAGTACTAGTGCAAAGGAGTAAAAGGGCACATGGCACTTGTCTTTCCCTCTGTGTTCAGGACAGGCATCTTTCTGGTCTGCATTTAgtgttcttaatttttctgtgaTGTAATGGTATACTTTAATGCTACTCTTGGCCACTTCTACTCTTTTTCATGATTAAAATACAAACCACATACAAGAGTGATATTTGATCCATTCTGGGTTTGTGTTTATTAATGCTGTACTTTTAGTTCAATGCTTTTAGCTTAATGAAAATGCTGTATAGTAATACGGATATGTATTAAATATCTCTGTGGCATCTGAAAGATTAAAACTTGATTgggtttactgtgagggtggtgaggcactggatcaggctgcccaaagaaggggtaaatgctctatccctggcagtgttcaaggttggacagagccttgggcggcatggtctagtgtgatgcgtccctgcccatggcggggagattagaactgtatgatcttaaggtcctttccagcccaaacccttctgtgattccTTTAGGCAGCTGTTGTTGGAAGGGGCAATTGTCTAAACATATAGTCACGTCTATTAATTTAGGCATAATATAAAGCAAATGAGTGGGAATTCGTTGCAAGAAGTCATGTTGGAGTTATCACTTAACACGTTTCTGGTAACATTTCCTTCTTTATCCCCTCCCATGGTGCTGTTTATGTATTCTTCCTGCACAGCCACTGTTAATCTCCCTTTGTCTCAGTTCCCAGGCTCTTTGGGTGCTTCCTGATCCTTTCTTGTTACATGTTTCTAGTTGCAtcctatgctttttttttttttttgtgtgtgtgtgtgtgtgtgtgtgtgccagcagGCTGAGAAAAATACCTGGGATCCTTAAGTTTTAGATGAGACCAATGCCAGAACATGTTGCATCAGATCTTGACATTCATGCTTTACAAGGCATTGGTTGGAGCTAATGGGACTCTTAGTGACCCAGTGTTGCAATCTTATACAATTAAGAGCTCGGGGTTATGCCTGTGCTCTGTAAAGTAATAGAAAAGCTGTAGGTAGGATTATGTTATTTTGAGTTGCATTTAATGCATTCTCAAAccacaaatgtttttttttcagctgccaGTTCAGCAGTGAACTGGGAACATTATATTTAAATTGCCATTTGAAGACAAACCTGAGTCAAAACTCAAATCCAGGCTTGTTAAATGCAAACCCCTATTCAGGCAAGGTCTCTGGTTAGCTCACAGTACATATTAGTGTGCTTTGCTTCCCTGTGTTTGACAGTGCCTGTTCTTTCACCATGTGCCTTCTCCCACAAGGCTGTGTGATAATGTTGTTTGCCTAACACTGggcaaataattttttcctggGTTCCTTTCTTGAAGGAACCAAAGTCACATGAAACAGTATGTTGTGGCACAAGTAGGTAGCTCAAGCTTTAGCTGCCCTGAGAGCAGTGTGGATATAATGTGCCCAGATAAGATCTCCATAGGAACATATGTAATACAGGCATGTAGCTCTATACAGTTTTTGGGACAGATGGGAGTTTTATGGAGCAGAAGAGAGGGCTAAAATGGGAGAATGTATGAGGCATCTTTCCTCCAATTATTGCCTGAGTGTGCTTTGATGGAGGAAATTGTGTTAGTGGTGTTCAGATAAAAGCTTGTAAAAGAGCTATAAATAAACCACAGCTTCATCAGCTCTCATGGCAAGCTTTAAATTTGCAGGTGTTTTGCAGAAATCAGTACTGTAATTCTGACAGATTAGGAGAATAAAGGAGTTTGTTTAGATAATATTCACACTCATCTTCTGCAGTAGAAGTGTCTTCTGATGAGCAATTTAGGGTTAGAATAGAGAGATGGACAAGTCTGTGTGGAGCCTAGATGGGGTTTTCATTTACTGAGAAAGTGAGCAGTGGAGGACAACAAAGACTAGAACCTTAAAAATTGATTCTCTCCATTGGGTAAGTGTTGGTTAAACCTGAACACGTTAAACTCTGCGTGGTCACGATTATGTCAGTTTAATCCAAAGCAAATGGATAGTGCTGCTGAAGATGGTAACTGTTGTACCATCTGCTCCACTCTTTGTGGTTCTGGTGTTTGTGTGACTGTAGTCAGCCACACCAAGGGGCTGATCAAGCTTAAAGATCTAAAGATATGTTGGTTTTTGGTTAGGTTAACTGATTTGGTGTGTTTCACAAGCACATTGCTACAAGCACTTAAACATGCAAGGGGTGAAGGACAAACTGCCCCAACAGTGCATGTGTAAACCTTCCTAAAGTGAGAGGGCAGTAACATCGTGTGGGTGAAAGGAGTTGAGAAATTTCAGTATTTGTCTGCCTCTAAGCTTTGAAAAGTGTTTGCCTGGGAAAATGAAGAGCAGGAATTTAACTTTTCTTAGTTGCGTGAGTAGAGTAAGCTATTAAACTTTTTCATGTAAGATAAAGCTGGTtctgaagaaagggaaagaaatacagGATAAAGGTGAAGAAAAATCTCTTGCTTTTCCCCCTGTGTTTGGAAATATGTACGTTGTAATTAAGCTGTGTGTGCCACCATGGGCTATGAAAAATCAGAATTCAAGTACTTTCTTACACTTGTTTGTAAATTCTTTAGAGGTAATACCATACAGATAGTATGTCTTAAGTACTTCATGTAATTTTACTGTTACATTTTGTGGCTTGGTAGATGCGCAGTATACCTCAGACGTCTTAAGCTCTGTGAAAATAATGCTTTAAGGCCTACATGAAAGTTTACTTGGGGGTGGTGGAAAGGCAAAAATGTTCAGTGTTTATTTGGGGGGGCAGGGGGTTAAGCATACatgtaaatgaaacaaaaccacaaatttAAGAGATTCACTGTGTAACCTCTGGTTGTAGttaccttgattttttttttttttatttcattgcctAGTGCCAACAGACATGTAGATtagtgattaaaataaaaaaaaaaactgtgaCAGTAAATCTTGTGCattatttccccctttttaagATAggtgcttaaagaaaaaaaggcacttttttCTGATTATAGAAATTTTGGGTAGATGGAAAATCTTCTTacttgtaaatgctccatccctggcaatgttcaaggccaggctggacagagccttgggtgacatggtctagtgtgagatgtctctgctcatggcagggggtgggaactggatgatcttaaggtcctttccaaccaaaaccattctatgattctatgttagaGGGCCGTGTTTACTTCTATAATATGTAGCTTTTGTCAGACAGTGCAGTAAGCCAAACCCATGTCATTTGGGAGAAAACTTAAGTGAAGTTTTGATGACTTTAGTTTATGTTCAGATGCTGCAAATATGGTATGTGTGCTTAATTATTTTGTAGCCTAGGAAGGGGCACATCTTCGTTTAGATGACTGTTCTATATAGCTTGTATTCTAGTTGCATATTCTTATCACTGGATGTGAGGTGTGGGTACATCGGGAGTATAAGTGTAGAATGCAAGGAGATGCTAATGTAAGAACCTGGCCTGTTGCTCTTAGTAAATATGTTCAGTGCTAAACAAAGCTTTGAGCTGCCAAAAGCTCAAACCAAACTTGGGTTAGATTGACCAAAAGCAATGTAAAAATGTTACCTTGGTTCATTCTTTCCTTAGTTCTAGAGTTAATGTATAACTGTGAAGCAGtatccctcttcccttccccagtAGTAGAACATTGTGCATGTTTATGTaagtgtgttttaaaaataataataaaaattccaACTATAACTTGTTTAAAACTGCTTCCAATtggctgattttctttttctttttttggtagaTGAAAGGGGCACTGACTGAAATTGTCCAGCTTGCTACCTTGGATTCAGACCCTTGGGTCTTAATGGTAGctgatattttaaaatcctttccagATACTGGCTCCCTTAACCTTGATCTTGAAGAACAGAATCCCAATGTTCAAGATATTTTAGGAGAGCTTAGAGAAAAAGGTAAGCCTTTTCTGTTGGTGAGAATTACAGAAATATGCCCTTTTTCAGGAATAACCTGTTGCTTCTCATGCAGTCTTTCTGTCTTAACAGAATTGGTATCAGGACAAGCAGCATGTCTTGTCTCAACTACCACAGTTCATGATCTGGCATGTTACTGAACTGGCAACTGTGATATTTTAGAAATGGTAACTTCTTAAATCGTCTTTTCACACATCATCAGAATTTATGTGTCAGGTATCACCCTGAGTGCTTGTGAAGAGCAACACACAAATTACTGTGGATTCATTAGTAGCATAGCCAGGCTGTATGTGCACTGATAGGTAATTGATTTACTGCAGCTTGGGaagttgagggtttttttgtatatTGCTCAGTCTCATATCTTGTAGTACCAAAGCTGACAGTAAGGCTCTGttctgcagtgtgtgtgtgagtgtgtggaAGCACCACCTTTGTGGTGGGGTGCACCTCTGCTGGAAGTCCTCCTCTAGGCATCAAATGATAGGTGTTGTGGGGGAGACTGATAccaagcagagctctgctgcttaTGTCTGAGTAGCTACTGACTACCAGCAGCTGAAAATATTGGCTCAGGCACTTGCACAGTCCCTGCTTCAAACAGTTCAGTAAATGGGTGATGCAAAGCTACTTCAGTGGCTTTGATTTAGCACATTGCCTAGAAAAAGCCCTTGGGCATCAATGGGCAGATCTGGTGTTGGATTAAGGGTTGCAGCAGAGCAATAATGAAATGACTTGGAAGTGGAAGCATTTTGTTGTTTTACTATAAACAAATGGTCACTTATCTGTTCACActtttggtttgcattttgtttagaagttttctttttatgtgtGAATGTTTTAAGGAATGTGAGAATTCAATCATATTTATCTTTCACTCTGACAGTAGTAGCCTGTATAAAATTCCTATAACTTGACCAGGTATAATAACATGCAAGCTCTTATGAAGCTAATGTAAAAACCAAACTTCCTAATAACTGGTTCTATATGATGTAATAATTACAGCTAAATTACTCTTGGCATTTAAACAAGTCATCTAGCATTTAAAAACACCTGTACAGTCTTCttgtaaaatgttttgtaaTTAACTACCAGAGGTGATAATACCCATGTGTTAACTCTTTATGCAGTAAGTGAATGTGAAACTTCAGCTATGTTGCCGTTGGAATGCCAATACTTAAACAAAAATGCCTTGACAACACTAGCTGGGCCACTTACTCCCCCAGTGAAACACttccagctgaaaaggaaacCTAAAAGTGCCACTCTCAGAGCTGAACTCTTGCAGAAGTGTAAGTAGTATTACAGTTAGTTGATAAGATTGAGTGATGAAAAGAACATTCCTATTTGATCTTATGTCCAATATGGGGATATTAAAGTTTTCTGTTACAAGAGCTggctgatatttttttctttgatagaCTGCTATGTATGGAAGAGCAGGTGCAAGACATTCTGGCCGAGATTACATTAAAATGCTAATCTTTACTTAAATACTGTTCAGATTTCAAAGCATACAACCAGTTGCAGCTTTTTGAAGTGCAGATATAGTCTCTCTCTTACCGGTATATTTGACAGTCAGTTGTGAAGACTTGGGGGACTGCTTTGGTTAAAGCtcctgaaacaaaactgaaataagaacCTAGTTCTGTTTTGCCATATGTTTTTACAACAGGGAGTAAGAGCTGCTAAtcactgctttcttttgcaCAGTATGGCTATAGCAGGTATGAAAGCCAAGAAAGGCAacatgtgtatacatatatgtattgGTAGCTGGTTGAACTAAGCAATCTTAAAATAGCATACTGTAGCTGCTATTCCATTGCAGCAGCTTGCTGCTTGGATGTAACCTGAGTAGTTGCTGTGGTTAAATACAAGATCTGTAACTTTTTATGAAGTTATGTAGAACTTCTAGTTATTTCAGTTTCCATTGAGTACATTGGCTACTCCGCTAATCTCTTTTGGCTTGGACCATCTTGTCAGTTACACGGTCATATTGATTTTACATCTTCTCCAAACACTGTGTTTACCTTTTGCATAAATGACCTAGGGTTTAATTAAagtattattctttctttattgcTATTCCCATCTTCCTGTGTATTAGTTTATACCATTTTGTATAAGAAGCAATGTATTGGTTTGagtgttgttttgggggttttggttttgttttttttttttttccagcataaaTTCTGTAATAACTaaagtcctttttctttttagcaacAGAAACTGCACAACAGCTCAAGAAGACTGCAGGAGTGCCTTTCCATGCCAAAGGCAGAGGCCTGGTCAAAAAGATAGATACAACAAGTATGGCTCACTTTCATCGCTTCCCGGAAGGAAAATCTGATAAAATAGCCTTGATGGAGAATAAAATTACTGTCTAGTTTTTATAAACTCTTCAATTCTTCTGATGCAAagggtttcttcctttctggCTCTTTCTCTCCTGATATTTTAATGCTTCTGATGTGCCTTGTCAGAAGGAGCAAGAGTGTAGGGTGTTTCTTAAATGGCAAGTGTATCTGCCATGCTTCTAAAATGTGCACAGCTAGATCATGCCTGTAGACTTTAGTAAGAATTTGATTTGCATCAGGCCAGGAATAACTCCTGACTAAACCTTGCTGCTCCAAAAGGGAATAGAGTGGATCACAGTGATGTGCTGTGCTCTCTGAAATCCTGTGAAGTAGACTGAAACTGTCTCGTATAATTCTGTGcgaagaaagagaaggggacAGTGTGCTCTCTGACAAGGCTGTGCAGTGGCTTCTATTTAATGGGCATGACAAAGATGTATAATCATTCTTCATGTTCACAGATTTCAACTGCTGAAGTGCCCAAACTGCTTGAATTTTGCAGCTAAGTGTTTTGACTAGGAGTAAGAGGAGAGTTCAGAATTAGTTACGTATGTTAAATCACTGCACAGTTATAACTTTTCTGACCATCAGTATGATGCTGAGGTGTAAAACTTGAGTGTTTTCTTGGTGTGGCGTCTGGAAGCTGTGAAGTACTTTGTGTGGGTGCTATTTAGGATGTGGTTTTAAGCACAAAAGTTTAGCCGCACATTCAtacaagaaatgcaaaaagtGTAGTTGTAATTTAGCTAAAAATTGTCCCAATATAGGAACTGACCTTTAATTCTTGGCATTCTTTTTAGCTGTTGAACTAATAAAGCAAGTTTTTAGACTTGGCATTTAGAGCCAGGTGGTCTCTAGAAATCTGAGCTATAGGATCAGCTAGGGTTTACTCTGCTGAAACTTACTGACATTGGTCAGGGAGGATTGTCATACAGTGAAAAGGTTTTCAGTGCAGCATAGAGGGGGATAGAGAGTGTCTAATCTCAGACTTAagttctgtggttctgtgtttATCTTAATAGTATGGTATGAGGAGATAGTCAGGAGGCTCAGAAAACTGACAAATATGTCTATGTCCCTAATGTTTTAGTAGTTGATGAAAGAATGCTGTTATCAGTACTTACATTGAGCATGAGGTAAAAGAGTAATAGGGTAAAGCTGGATGGAAACCAGCTTCTTAGAGATGTAGCAGTTCCTCCTGAGTATTGAGACAGCAGCTTTTCCATCTGTAATGGTCACATAGATTGGATCCTCCTACTTGTGCAGACAGCAGGTCCAGAATTTCAGATCCCTGTGTGAAGCACTGATTTACCTTTCCAGTAGATTACAAGCCCTTAGCCCTGCAGAAGCTTGGCTAAGAATCCTTGACTAAATACAGTCTCACCAAGTAACTAGATCTTACAGTTCAAAGAGCAGCTTGGGCAATAACTGGATTGAGAACACTTATGCCTGATAGGTTTGTGCTCAGATTTTCTTTGCTATAAGTAAGGAAAGCATCGATGTATATAGCAAAAACCCATTTTGATAGCAGTGCACCTGTTTGGTTATTTCGTGTAGAATGGGGTTGCAAGAATTAGCCTAGAGATTGGCTTTTATTCCTTGTTTGAAGGTTAAAATGTATTCTGACCTTTGAGGGACACGTAGTGTATTATAGACAGTTTCATGTTATAAACATATGATGTTCAAGGGATGGGTTGTGTGCAGTAAGAAGGGGAAAGGCTGTagaacattttttgtttgtaagtAATTAAACATATATTACagttgctgccttttttttgaTCTTCCTTAAGCACCACTCAAAGGCATACCAAAACAAGCTCCATTCAGGAgtacttcagcacccagtgtaTTTAGTTCTTCTGGAAACAGAACTCCTATTCCTCCTTCAAGAACACCTTTGCGCAAAGAAAGAGGAGTAAAGGTAGGTGCACTATTTCTTAGCCTCTTGTTTTCCTGCTCAGCTGTCCCTCTTATCTCAAGTGAATTTCTGATGCTGTTTTGAATCAAGTATcaatatattaaagaaaaaaaaattaagaacagtATAGAGAGAGGTTATTAAGTTCTTTGTGGTCTGTCTTTTTAGCTTCTAGATATCTCTGAGCTGGATATGGTGGGTGCTGGCCGTGaagcaaagagaagaagaaagacatTAGGTTGGTGTAGCATGCTACCTAGAAAGGCTATTAATACATCTGCAAGTAGGGTCTAGATTTATACCGTTCTGTTGTTCATTTGTTAAAACTTACCATCagctgaactttaaaaaaaggctaaaaaatgcttttaagagAGGATTTTCACTTCCCTCTCCCCAGTGCTCCTAATCACATTGCCATGTGCCTAGGTAATAGCTTGACTCAGTTGCATGAAATGATTGAACTAGTCAGTTGCGCTTTGGGCAGCACATAGGTGTGTGACTGGCTTCAGTACTGTTCTGAGATACTTTGCTTACTTCTACTGGCTGCATGGCCAACGAAAATAGTTGAAAATAATGTTGAAACAGTGCGTAGTGTGATCTAAAATTCTGGCTGAGAGATCTTAAGTGAATAATACCTGGTATACTGCTCTGAAGTCAAATGACAGTGCAGTGCTCTACTTAACCATGTTGGGAAGATACGCGAAGCCTCAAAACCAGCCTTTTTGTATTTGTCACTAAAAAAAGTACCACCTCAGAACAAAATCAGAATTGCAGTTCAGTTTTTGCTTAAGGTTTTGATGCTTtctaatatttcaaaattagcCAGTTATGCCTAGTTACTCAGTTACCATATCTTGATGGATATACATTGTGGTTCAGTTCATAAATGGGTTTATTATACAATTGTGTATGAAGATTACTCTGTCTGCCTTTCAGATTATACCTCTTTAAGCATGTTTTAACTGACTGAGAActgcatttttatatatttgttcAAAAAAGTGTATTTAATTCAATGTTTCAGAAAAATTCCTTGAACTGACTTCTGTCTTTATGCAATAGATACAGAAGTTGTGGAAAAGCAAGCCAAAGAAGAAACGGTAGTAGAAAATGCTACCCCAGATTATGCTGCTGGCCTTGTGTCTACACAGGTAAAACCAAaataagcaacaaaaaaaaccaatatGAGAAAACCATGATGCATATTGTTCTAAAACACTAAAACCACTGTCAAATGAAGGGGCTAACAGCGCTTTCTGACCCTGGAGAGGTAGAATCATTTCACTCTGCCTGTGCATCCTTGGTGACCCTAGTGGAATAGTGTCCACACAAGTCTCAGTAAGGAGCACTTGTCAGTAACCTATGTTCAGGAAGAACAGCTCAATACAAGCAGCCAGTTAAGAaataagtttgtttttttttttatgaagataCTAACTTGTTGCTAGAGATAATTCAGTCATGGTGGGTGGTGGGAGGAGGAGTTGTGTGCagggttttttctcctttcagacaTGGTGCATTGGAAAAAACTGTGATGTAGCTTTGTTTTCTCAGTCAGAACATAGCTTTTACAAGAATGTTAGGCCCTCCTCCCActtctgagttagaaaatgtcTGTTCTATTCCATCAGGCCTTGGCCTGGAATTAATTTGGGCAATAGGGTTCTTTAGATACAAATAGGTAATTTGAGGCTGCTGCACCCAGTGTTTGCAGGCCTCTCAGGATAATAGAAATCCATCTCAAATCTGAAGTGTCTTTTTCCAAATTTAAAGTGGTTATGATTACCTGTGTCTCTTAAAAGTCTATATGTTGACATTCAGTGCTTGCCTTTGGAGAGCACTCTAAAAGACCCATGATTCAGTTGGTGAGTCAGGCATTTTTTCCTCTAGAGCCTAATGGTAAGCACATGCAACATTAGTCCCATGGCTATGAGGGTAGCAATCTGTCTAAACAAGGCAAAACCAACGTAAAGGCAGATATTGTTAGGCCTGTGGTGATAGTGAAGGTAATTGCCTGTCTTTCTGTTGAATgctatgtcctttttttttgtcaagcTCCACATAGTACTGAACACCCATCTTCTGTCTAGTAAGAAGACATTATTTGCCTACTAGACTTGTTCcccaaaaacatttttctgctgtcAACCCTGATGTTTATAAAGCTGCATTGGACTAAAGATCTTTATAGAGATACCAATCTGTTGTCTTTATGCTGTGTGTGCAATATCATATACATTAAGaaacatatatgcatatatttcttTGGCTTGATCCTAGATGACATCAGTCATGTTGGTGCTGACTGCCTGTTTAAGGTGGCTACAGGGTTTAGCGGTGcctttactgctgctttttgcttgtttatgtCCCAGAGGCCATTGCATTTTCCTGGGTGATGCTTTAGTAGGCCTTTTGCCCTTGGAGGAGCACAGGTTTCTGCTTGCTAATAGTGAACAGCACTTTTGCTCAGGAAGAAGATAGCTTATTTCTATAGTGTTATTCTTCAGAGAGTACCGTCTGCACAAATTTCATCATCTAGTCTGCATGCTCCCAAATGGGGAATGGAATAATGGAAGAGCAGCTTGACTCTCTCTGCAGAAGTACGTTCTTCCTGGCTCAGACTGTGCCTTTGAAAGCAACTTGATCTGAATTAGGGGAAGTAAAAGCTGGTGTTTCCCTCCTAGGATAATTCTAATGCCTGAAGTTTGTATAGAGAGTTAGGGTCGAAAGGGCAAACTTGCCCTAACAGAGGAGTCCATAATTAAGTTCCCAAATGATTATTATTATAGCAGAATTAATTGTacttgaaatgcagaaacagCACATGAATATATGCAGTATGGCTATAACACtttatttgttttacagaaacTTGGCTCACTGAACAATGAGCCTGCACTACCTTCTACAAGTTATTTACCTGCTACACCCAGTGTGGTGCCATCTTCCTCCTATATCCCAAGCTCTGAAACACAGCCAGGTAAGAGAGAcctctttggttttttttgaacAAATACCTCCAACTGTATACAGTTCTACTGCCAAGCTCTGCCTTTATTTGCAAACCTACTATCCCTCAACTTCAGTGAAACTTAACTTTAGCAGTCTAAAAATCCATTGCAGGAACCCAGCATTTGGGTTTGGGGTAACCAGACATGTTATTTAACCTATATGAAGAAAACGCTTGTTGGGTTTAAGTCTTTAAATGACTGCTAGGTAAGCAAGCAAAGCAATTTACtggttggttgttgggtttggttttttttaatcttaatctGCAATAGAAGATCTGGGGTTTTAATCCCTAAAAAGACACCAGTAATACACATAAGTCTGGAGTATATCTCCATATGAACGTCTTTGCACATGCACTTG
The sequence above is a segment of the Lathamus discolor isolate bLatDis1 chromosome 1, bLatDis1.hap1, whole genome shotgun sequence genome. Coding sequences within it:
- the NELFA gene encoding negative elongation factor A; translated protein: MPVENPLFFRPAPKMASMRESDTGLWLHNKLGSTDELWAPPSIASLLTASVIDNIRLCFHGLSSAVKLKLLLGMLHLPRRAVDEMKGALTEIVQLATLDSDPWVLMVADILKSFPDTGSLNLDLEEQNPNVQDILGELREKVSECETSAMLPLECQYLNKNALTTLAGPLTPPVKHFQLKRKPKSATLRAELLQKSTETAQQLKKTAGVPFHAKGRGLVKKIDTTTPLKGIPKQAPFRSTSAPSVFSSSGNRTPIPPSRTPLRKERGVKLLDISELDMVGAGREAKRRRKTLDTEVVEKQAKEETVVENATPDYAAGLVSTQKLGSLNNEPALPSTSYLPATPSVVPSSSYIPSSETQPAGSAREALQTTRQTEEPTAPNATTTLPAQFKQRTPMYNSNSNPPAATPTSPLTPTTPPAISPAAQAPQVAPQTQQQPPPKKSLSLTREQMYAAQEMFKTANKVTRPEKALILGFMAGSRENPCQEQGDIIQIKLSEHTEDLPKADGTGSTTMLVDTVFEMNYATGEWTRFKKYKPITNVS